A single Primulina eburnea isolate SZY01 chromosome 11, ASM2296580v1, whole genome shotgun sequence DNA region contains:
- the LOC140804309 gene encoding DNA polymerase alpha-associated DNA helicase A-like, producing the protein MESSCILCGGVSTVLYKSPGNGWRPEESFSLYNRVLIGSRIPHRIRATASTKRRSGGKKGEEKVGIIPKKKLGQPRQPGDQRSLLTVHQNGDPVGRKDVGEGVMKWIRQGMKSMALDIAKAEMQGDLSEFKQRMGPGLTFVIEAQPYLNSVPMPPGLEANCLKTCTHYPTLFDHFQRELRDVLQDLQTQSLIVDWRETESWKLLKELANSAQHRAIARKTPLSLHGVLGMDLNKVKAIQRRIDELTKHMSELLRVERDSELEFTQEELNAVPTPDESSSSPKPTEFLVSHAQVEQEMCDTICNLNAVSTATGLGGMHLVLFKADGSHRLPPTNLSPGDMVCVRICDSRGAGATSCLQGFVNNLGEDGCSISVALESRHGDPTFSKLFGKNIRIDRIQGLADTLTYERNCEALMMLQKKGLHKKNPSITVAATVFGDKEDAAWLEDNKLVDWAEIELGELLDIERYDASQQRAIALGLNKKRPMLIIQGPPGTGKTVVLKELISLVVEQGERVLVTATTNAAVDNMVEKLSDIGANIVRVGNPVRISPAVASKSLVEIVNTKLADFKSEFERKKSDLRKDLSHCLRDDSLAAGIRQLLKQLGKSMKKKERETVREVLSSAQVVLATNIGAADPLIRLLNSFDLVVIDEAGQAIEPSCWIPILLGKRCILAGDKCQLAPVILSRKALEGGLGVSLLERAETLHDGVFSTQLMTQYRMNDAIASWASKEMYDGTLESSSSVTSHLLSDSPFVKPTWITQCPLLLLDTRLPYGSLSIGCEEQLDPAGTGSFYNEGEADIVVQHVYSLIYAGVRPSSIVVQSPYVAQVQLLRDRLEEFPITTGVEVATIDSFQGREADAVIISMVRSNNLGAVGFLGDSRRINVAITRARKHVAIVCDSSTICHNPFLARLLRHIRYYGRVKHADPGGYGGTGFSMTPMLPSLS; encoded by the exons ATGGAATCGTCGTGTATATTATGTGGCGGAGTCTCGACTGTACTTTACAAGTCTCCTGGTAACGGCTGGCGTCCCGAAGAATCATTTTCTCTGTACAATCGAGTATTGATAGGCTCTCGAATTCCACATCGTATACGGGCTACTGCAAGTACGAAGAGGAGAAGCGGTGGGAAGAAAggagaagagaaagttggaatTATTCCTAAAAAGAAGCTGGGGCAACCGCGGCAACCTGGTGATCAGAGAAGCTTGCTTACCGTGCATCAAAATGGAGACCCTGTTGGAAGGAAAGATGTGGGGGAAGGCGTGATGAAATGGATACGCCAGGGGATGAAGTCCATGGCTTTAGATATTGCGAAGGCGGAGATGCAGGGGGATTTATCCGAGTTCAAGCAGAGAATGGGTCCGGGACTGACTTTTGTGATCGAGGCTCAGCCTTACCTGAACTCCGTTCCGATGCCTCCTGGCCTTGAAGCCAACTGCCTCAAGACTTGCACTCATTATCCAACTCTCTTCGACCATTTCCAGAGGGAGCTCAGAGATGTTCTCCAAGACCTCCAGACCCAATCGCTTATCGTTGACTGGCGTGAAACCGAGTCCTGGAAGCTGCTAAAGGAACTCGCTAATTCAG CTCAGCATAGAGCCATAGCGAGGAAGACTCCACTGTCCCTCCACGGTGTTCTCGGAATGGACCTCAACAAGGTCAAAGCCATTCAGCGCAGAATCGACGAATTAACCAAACATATGTCTGAACTACTACGTGTGGAAAGGGACTCCGAATTGGAGTTTACTCAGGAGGAACTGAATGCCGTTCCTACACCTGATGAGAGCAGCAGTTCACCAAAACCAACCGAATTTTTGGTCAGCCATGCCCAGGTCGAGCAAGAAATGTGTGATACGATATGCAACTTGAATGCAGTCAGCACAGCTACAG GATTGGGAGGAATGCATTTGGTTTTGTTCAAAGCTGACGGAAGCCACAGATTGCCACCCACTAATCTTTCTCCTGGAGACATGGTTTGCGTGAGAATATGTGATAGTAGGGGAGCTGGTGCAACTTCTTGCCTTCAAGGCTTTGTAAATAATCTGGGAGAGGATGGATGCAGCATCAGTGTGGCTCTTGAATCCCGTCATGGGGATCCCACCTTTTCCAAGCTTTTTGGCAAGAATATTAGGATAGATCGCATACAAGGATTAGCTGATACACTCACATATGAG CGTAATTGTGAAGCTTTGATGATGCTTCAGAAAAAAggtttacataaaaaaaatccaTCAATAACTGTTGCAGCTACAGTTTTTGGTGATAAAGAAGATGCTGCGTGGCTTGAAGATAATAAATTGGTGGATTGGGCTGAAATAGAATTGGGAGAATTATTAGACATTGAGCGTTATGATGCGTCACAGCAAAGAGCAATTGCATTGGGTTTAAACAAGAAGCGTCCTATGTTGATAATTCAAGGGCCTCCGGGAACTGGAAAGACTGTCGTGCTTAAGGAACTAATTTCACTTGTTGTTGAACAGGGGGAAAGAGTGCTTGTTACGGCAACTACAAATGCAGCAGTGGACAACATGGTAGAGAAACTGTCTGATATTGGAGCTAATATAGTGCGTGTAGGTAATCCGGTACGAATATCCCCTGCAGTAGCTTCAAAATCTTTGGTGGAAATAGTCAACACCAAACTTGCAGATTTTAAATCAGAATTCGAGAGGAAGAAATCAGACTTGAGGAAGGATCTCAGCCATTGCTTAAGAGATGATTCTTTAGCTGCTGGTATACGGCAGCTATTGAAACAGTTGGGGAAGTCAATGAAGAAGAAGGAAAGGGAAACAGTGAGAGAAGTTCTATCTAGTGCTCAAGTCGTGCTTGCGACGAACATTGGAGCAGCTGACCCATTAATTAGATTGCTCAACTCTTTTGACCTGGTTGTCATAGATGAAGCAGGTCAAGCCATCGAGCCTTCTTGCTGGATACCAATATTGCTGGGAAAGCGCTGCATACTAGCTGGGGACAAATGCCAACTTGCCCCTGTTATCCTATCTAGAAAAGCCCTGGAAGGTGGTCTTGGGGTATCTCTGTTAGAGAGAGCAGAAACTTTGCATGATGGGGTTTTTTCAACTCAGTTAATGACACAGTACAGGATGAATGACGCAATTGCGAGCTGGGCTTCAAAGGAGATGTACGATGGAACACTGGAGTCCTCTTCAAGTGTCACTTCTCATCTCCTTTCTGATTCTCCGTTTGTAAAG CCAACGTGGATAACACAGTGCCCATTGCTATTGCTCGACACACGATTGCCATATGGAAGCTTGTCCATTGGCTGTGAAGAGCAGTTAGATCCAGCTGGCACAGGCTCTTTCTATAATGAAGGGGAAGCAGATATCGTCGTGCAACATGTCTATTCTTTGATTTATGCTG GAGTAAGACCATCATCCATAGTTGTGCAGTCTCCCTATGTTGCACAAGTGCAATTACTAAGAGACAGGCTAGAGGAGTTTCCCATTACCACGGGCGTTGAAGTTGCAACAATTGATAGCTTTCAAGGTCGTGAAGCAGATGCTGTTATTATATCAATG GTTCGCTCAAACAATTTAGGAGCT